In Candidatus Defluviibacterium haderslevense, the following are encoded in one genomic region:
- the tmk gene encoding dTMP kinase — protein MKNNLFLAFEGIDGSGKSTQVKLLADQLIKAGHKVYATFEPTDSPIGALIRSIFNHQLEADHRVIAGLFVADRLDHLLNKSNGILKKLEEGYTVITDRYYFSSYAYHGTHMDMDWVIQANSLSADLLRPDLNIYIDISPDLSMERLKKGRTSIELYETIENLRNVREKYLEAFEQLKFKEKIFMTDGNRSAESIAADIWSEISETQMSVHI, from the coding sequence ATGAAAAACAACTTATTTTTAGCCTTTGAAGGCATTGACGGTAGTGGTAAAAGTACTCAGGTCAAATTATTGGCTGACCAATTAATAAAAGCAGGACATAAAGTGTATGCCACTTTTGAACCGACCGACAGTCCTATAGGCGCCCTTATCAGAAGTATTTTCAATCATCAGCTTGAAGCAGATCACCGAGTCATTGCAGGACTTTTTGTTGCTGACCGATTAGACCATTTGCTAAATAAATCCAATGGCATATTAAAAAAACTAGAAGAAGGATATACTGTAATTACAGACCGATACTACTTTTCTTCCTATGCCTATCATGGAACACATATGGATATGGATTGGGTCATTCAAGCTAATTCATTAAGTGCCGACTTGCTTCGTCCCGACTTAAATATCTATATTGATATTTCGCCTGACCTGAGTATGGAGCGACTCAAGAAAGGCAGAACTTCAATAGAACTATATGAAACTATTGAAAACCTAAGAAATGTAAGAGAAAAATATCTGGAAGCATTTGAACAATTAAAATTCAAAGAAAAAATATTTATGACTGACGGTAATCGTTCCGCTGAATCCATTGCTGCTGATATTTGGAGTGAAATTTCGGAAACCCAAATGTCAGTACATATATGA